From a region of the Motacilla alba alba isolate MOTALB_02 chromosome 25, Motacilla_alba_V1.0_pri, whole genome shotgun sequence genome:
- the LOC119711496 gene encoding Fc receptor-like protein 2 isoform X2, whose amino-acid sequence MPVANATITLSPLAHQVHAGDPVTLRCSVQVGSTPVNFTWLHNGQEVAQGPVLELRDVDVRHSGLYQCVATNQLDGHQALSPELALKVTPWGHRDTVAAGVGWALFFLLLLVAVIVAWHQWHRVATRKKQERVPPESPALPEEGEVLYTHVVSTKQAQRLPRVTNPL is encoded by the exons A TGCCCGTGGCCAATGCCACCATCACCCTCAGTCCCTTGGCACACCAGGTGCATGCAGGTGACCCTGTGACCCTGCGCTGCTCAGTGCAGGTGGGCTCAACCCCTGTCAACTTCACCTGGCTGCACAACGGGCAGGAGGTGGCCCAGGGTCCCGTCCTGGAGCTTAGGGATGTCGATGTGAGACACTCAGGCTTGTACCAGTGTGTGGCCACCAACCAGCTGGATGGGCACCAGGCActcagcccagagctggcactgaaGGTGAcaccatggggacacagggatacAG TTGCCGCAGGTGTAGGTTGGgcccttttcttcctgctcctgcttgtGGCCGTCATTGTGGCCTGGCACCAGTGGCACCGTGTGG CCACcaggaagaagcaggaaag GGTCCCCCCAGAGTCCCCGGCCCTCCCAGAGGAGGGGGAGGTTCTGTACACCCACGTTGTGAGCACCAAACAGGCGCAGC GGCTCCCTCGCGTCACCAACCCCCTGTAA
- the LOC119711496 gene encoding Fc receptor-like protein 4 isoform X1, whose product MAGDTGMAVKVALLLWAQTLSLSGMQTTQLLVDPPWRPAVLWDRVTLTCQGSGTVGATTWYKDGQRWGQERGNHFTVTESGTYMCDRPGSGLSPPVNVSDGEDSLCPQPGTHGNPEDSGQAQLHGSPPAVNRVCPLQTGTSQSMPVGRDPCVETGEAWCTGCVPILGSQ is encoded by the exons cccagACCCTCAGCCTCTCAG GAATGCAGACCACTCAGCTCCTGGTGGATCCTCCCTGGAGGCCGGCAGTGCTGTGGGACCGGGTGACACTGACCTGCCAGGGCTCGGGGACTGTCGGTGCCACCACCTGGTACAAGGACGGGCAGCGCTGGGGGCAGGAGCGAGGCAACCACTTCACTGTCACCGAGAGTGGCACCTACATGTGTGACAGACCCGGCAGTGGGCTTAGCCCTCCCGTGAACGTCTCAGATGGTGAGGACAgtttgtgtccccagcctggcacccacGGGAACCCTGAGGACTCTGGGCAGGCTCAACTCCATGGGTCACCTCCTGCTGTGAACAGAGTCTGTCCCCTACAGACAGGGACATCCCAGAGCATGCCAGTGGGGAGGGACCCTTGTGTTGAAACTGGGGAAGCCTGGTGCACTGGTTGTGTCCCAATATTGGGGTCCCAGTGA